One window of Strigops habroptila isolate Jane chromosome Z, bStrHab1.2.pri, whole genome shotgun sequence genomic DNA carries:
- the ENHO gene encoding adropin, translating into MGAALSTGAIVAISFNCVIALLILILFLILCKACRTPSCPKNNPAPEVDEAKNEEKYLLQR; encoded by the coding sequence ATGGGGGCTGCTCTCTCCACCGGGGCGATCGTGGCCATTTCTTTTAACTGTGTTATCGCGTTGctcatcctcatcctcttcctcatcctctgcaaagcctgcaggaccccctcctgccccaagaACAATCCGGCTCCTGAAGTGGATGAGGCAAAGAATGAAGAGAAGTACCTGCTGCAGCGCTGA